One stretch of Pararhizobium qamdonense DNA includes these proteins:
- a CDS encoding aminotransferase class I/II-fold pyridoxal phosphate-dependent enzyme, whose amino-acid sequence MSENEERNTASKMNSSLKENLLDKMRNAHQSSERNRMARSERDVPPPVRRKQTRFEDLPEYKQVQTQKIASEQLGIDNPFYRAHQTAAGATTVIDGRKLINFASYDYLGLNRHPHVLAEARDTINTFGISASASRLVAGERPAHAELEERIAAFYGVEASVCFVSGYLTNVAAISCLMGPKDLVVHDEFIHNSALAGIKLSGATRRLFKHNDANDLEHVLRTVAGDYRRILVIVEGVYSMDGDIANLPSIMKLKAEYGFWLMVDEAHSLGILGKRGKGTSEHFGIDPRQVDIWMGTLSKTTSSCGGYIAGSAALAAVLKATAGGFVYSVGLAPVLTASAIASLDILEGEPERVAALRRNGSLFLKLAQEAGLDTGLSAGFSVVPVLVGDSLRAVQLSNDLLAAGINALPIIHPAVPEGMARLRFFITSEHTEDQIRQTVALTAEKLKDLTERNFGLASIDVQQMMKMLAAR is encoded by the coding sequence ATGAGCGAGAACGAGGAACGCAACACCGCTTCGAAAATGAACAGCAGCCTGAAGGAGAACCTTCTGGACAAGATGCGCAATGCGCATCAGTCCTCGGAGCGTAACCGCATGGCCCGTTCCGAGCGCGACGTTCCTCCGCCCGTCAGGCGCAAGCAGACGCGGTTTGAGGACTTGCCGGAATATAAACAGGTCCAGACCCAGAAGATCGCCAGCGAACAGTTGGGTATCGACAACCCGTTCTACCGGGCGCACCAGACGGCGGCTGGCGCAACGACGGTGATCGATGGTCGCAAGCTGATCAATTTCGCGTCCTACGACTATCTCGGCCTCAACCGGCATCCGCATGTCCTGGCCGAGGCCCGCGACACCATCAATACATTCGGCATCTCCGCATCTGCCAGCCGTCTTGTGGCGGGCGAACGCCCGGCCCATGCCGAGCTGGAAGAGCGCATCGCCGCTTTCTATGGTGTTGAAGCCTCCGTTTGCTTCGTCAGCGGCTACCTCACCAATGTCGCGGCGATCAGCTGCCTGATGGGTCCCAAGGACCTCGTTGTTCACGACGAGTTCATTCATAACAGCGCGCTTGCGGGCATCAAGCTCTCCGGCGCGACACGCCGGCTGTTCAAACACAATGATGCCAACGATCTGGAACATGTTCTGCGGACAGTTGCAGGCGATTACCGCCGTATCCTGGTGATCGTCGAAGGCGTCTATTCGATGGATGGTGACATCGCCAATCTACCGTCGATCATGAAGCTGAAAGCCGAATATGGTTTCTGGCTGATGGTCGATGAAGCCCATTCGCTCGGTATTCTCGGCAAGCGCGGCAAAGGCACGTCCGAACATTTCGGCATCGATCCGCGCCAGGTCGATATCTGGATGGGGACGCTCTCCAAGACGACATCGAGCTGCGGCGGTTATATTGCCGGCAGCGCTGCTCTGGCCGCCGTGCTGAAGGCAACCGCCGGCGGCTTCGTCTATAGCGTTGGACTTGCACCGGTTTTGACAGCGTCGGCGATTGCGAGCCTTGATATTCTCGAGGGCGAACCGGAACGCGTCGCAGCGCTGCGGCGCAACGGTTCGCTGTTCCTCAAGCTTGCCCAGGAAGCGGGCCTCGATACCGGCTTGAGTGCCGGTTTTTCCGTGGTTCCGGTTCTGGTCGGTGATTCCCTGCGTGCGGTGCAGCTGTCGAATGATCTTCTTGCTGCGGGGATCAACGCTCTGCCGATCATTCACCCCGCCGTTCCCGAAGGCATGGCCCGGCTGCGGTTCTTCATCACCAGCGAGCATACCGAAGACCAGATCCGCCAGACCGTGGCCCTGACGGCGGAAAAGCTCAAGGATCTCACCGAGCGGAATTTCGGTCTCGCATCGATCGATGTGCAGCAGATGATGAAGATGCTCGCCGCCCGCTAA
- a CDS encoding SDR family oxidoreductase yields MTHVIITGGSSGIGLALARIYAERGARLSLLARSLPALEAARLELARRHGETSVRIESADASDEGQALAAIRKCEAAFGPCDILITSAGIVEPGRFETQTSAVFRQQIETNLFGSVNAVRAVYAAMKERRSGKIMLVSSGAGLIGIYGYAAYCASKFALHGFADALRSEAKPHGVTISVCFPPDTETPQFARELEHRPLEATVIMGRVAPWPSSAVALRIVRAIDKGQFEVFFGWTLWALGRFGATVKPVLNWWFDRGIRRMIPRR; encoded by the coding sequence ATGACCCATGTGATCATTACCGGTGGTTCGAGCGGCATCGGGCTGGCGCTGGCCCGCATTTACGCCGAGCGCGGTGCACGCCTCTCTCTCCTGGCACGCTCCCTGCCCGCACTTGAAGCCGCCAGGTTAGAACTTGCGCGGCGACACGGCGAGACATCGGTGCGTATCGAAAGTGCCGATGCCAGCGACGAAGGTCAGGCATTGGCGGCCATACGAAAATGCGAGGCTGCGTTCGGCCCCTGTGACATCCTGATCACCTCTGCCGGAATTGTCGAACCCGGACGGTTCGAAACGCAGACATCCGCCGTCTTCCGTCAGCAGATCGAGACCAATCTTTTTGGCAGCGTCAACGCGGTACGCGCCGTCTATGCTGCGATGAAAGAGCGGCGCTCCGGAAAGATCATGCTGGTCTCGTCCGGCGCGGGCTTGATTGGCATCTACGGGTATGCCGCCTATTGCGCCTCGAAATTCGCCCTGCATGGTTTCGCCGATGCTCTGCGCTCCGAAGCAAAGCCTCATGGGGTCACTATTTCCGTTTGTTTTCCGCCGGATACCGAAACGCCGCAATTTGCGCGCGAACTGGAACACCGGCCGCTGGAAGCAACCGTGATCATGGGACGCGTTGCCCCCTGGCCCTCCTCTGCCGTTGCCTTGCGGATCGTGCGTGCGATAGACAAAGGCCAATTCGAAGTATTTTTCGGCTGGACGCTGTGGGCGCTCGGACGCTTTGGCGCGACGGTCAAGCCGGTTCTCAACTGGTGGTTCGACCGGGGCATTCGACGGATGATACCAAGGCGCTGA
- a CDS encoding LTA synthase family protein, whose protein sequence is MHTHPLMLTFFCFALACAVILYTDKFALPARERRRHRPAVSRRRGLVDTISRLPIMALVFAGFFAISWRPLYASAGTMSFFVIFTGISRAKYRFIREPLVFSDIALVADVFKYKSIFYANSLNIVFWIVAFLYVFGVSALYMYFEPSVLPNSHKLLWIILMILVADVPWLLLFYGPVNRPVADFVQHLVGKPNVKVSTIRFGTFGSVIFHFVLWLGRRREKIVAELQERFFAAVNDLIGHDADNKAPLVIVWQSESFIDMRHCGVSGVKLPAIDRLQKMAVQWGRLATVFEGGYTLRTEFAVLSGLVPDDLHIDASYPYLRASHYTNVVWPTKLKNAGWSTHFMHPYDRTFFLRHKAMPQLGFEKMTMLDEFDHDPGRDGPYVSDKTLTRKVIADVESQTDSKGSFLFVASMANHGPWEPNRVEGVTDPVKIYLEILQQSDKALGELVDHLNRLDRPVWLVFYGDHAPLLKSFADPFPDPRTDYFIVPLAAARTLHNAPTFPRNEEPWKLMEAMLKHANLHKDDLR, encoded by the coding sequence ATGCACACCCATCCGCTTATGCTGACCTTCTTCTGCTTCGCGCTGGCCTGTGCTGTCATCCTCTATACCGACAAGTTTGCCTTGCCCGCGCGCGAGCGCCGGAGACACCGCCCGGCCGTCAGCCGCCGGCGTGGCCTCGTCGATACCATCTCGCGGCTGCCGATCATGGCGCTGGTCTTTGCAGGCTTCTTCGCGATCTCCTGGCGCCCGCTTTACGCAAGCGCCGGCACGATGAGCTTTTTCGTCATTTTCACCGGCATCTCCCGGGCGAAATACAGGTTCATCCGCGAGCCTCTGGTCTTTTCAGACATTGCCCTGGTGGCCGACGTCTTCAAATACAAGTCGATCTTCTACGCCAATTCGCTCAACATCGTCTTCTGGATCGTCGCCTTCCTCTATGTGTTCGGCGTCTCGGCGCTGTACATGTATTTCGAGCCCAGCGTCCTGCCCAACAGCCACAAGCTGCTCTGGATCATACTGATGATCCTCGTTGCCGACGTGCCCTGGCTTCTTTTGTTCTACGGCCCGGTGAACCGGCCGGTCGCCGATTTCGTGCAGCATCTGGTCGGCAAGCCCAACGTCAAGGTCAGCACGATCCGTTTTGGAACCTTCGGTTCCGTCATCTTTCATTTCGTCCTCTGGCTCGGCCGCCGCCGCGAAAAGATCGTTGCCGAACTGCAGGAACGCTTCTTTGCCGCCGTCAACGACCTCATTGGCCACGATGCCGATAACAAGGCGCCACTCGTCATCGTCTGGCAGTCGGAATCCTTCATCGACATGCGCCATTGCGGCGTCAGCGGCGTCAAGCTGCCGGCCATCGACAGGCTGCAGAAAATGGCCGTGCAATGGGGGCGCCTGGCAACCGTGTTTGAAGGCGGCTACACGCTGCGCACGGAGTTTGCCGTCTTGAGCGGGCTTGTTCCCGACGATCTGCATATCGACGCGAGCTACCCCTATCTGCGGGCAAGCCACTATACCAATGTGGTCTGGCCGACGAAGCTGAAGAATGCGGGCTGGAGCACGCATTTCATGCATCCCTATGACCGGACCTTCTTCCTGCGCCACAAGGCCATGCCGCAGCTCGGCTTCGAGAAAATGACCATGCTCGATGAGTTCGACCATGATCCGGGCCGCGATGGCCCTTATGTGTCGGACAAGACCTTAACCCGCAAGGTGATTGCCGATGTGGAAAGCCAGACCGACAGCAAGGGTAGCTTTCTCTTCGTCGCATCGATGGCCAATCATGGCCCCTGGGAGCCGAACCGTGTCGAAGGCGTGACCGATCCGGTTAAGATCTATCTCGAGATCCTGCAGCAATCCGACAAGGCCCTGGGCGAACTCGTCGATCATCTCAACCGGCTCGACCGCCCCGTCTGGCTGGTTTTCTACGGCGACCACGCGCCGCTGTTGAAATCCTTCGCCGACCCTTTTCCCGATCCGCGCACCGATTATTTCATCGTACCCCTGGCGGCCGCCCGCACGCTCCACAATGCGCCGACATTTCCCCGCAACGAGGAACCCTGGAAGCTGATGGAAGCCATGCTAAAACACGCCAATCTGCACAAGGACGACCTGCGATAG
- a CDS encoding capsule biosynthesis protein, giving the protein MMGMQTGPERRVFLFLQGPSSPIFAKIADRLEAKGHLCLRINLNPGDQIFWRRKGGYHYRGRGGQDWRIYIAAFLVQHGVTDLVLLGEERPYHLIAIEAANHHGIAVAVVEMGYLRPDWLTLERDGMSSNSHFPNDPQAIIDAARTLPEPDWARRYTQSFAAEAAYDLLYNLPNVFLWFLFPHYRRHALFHPLAEYAGWVLRLAGGKKRTLAATALVDTLLSSGTAFFVFPLQLQTDFQLRAHSPYHDQREAITEVITSFAAHAPETASLIVKIHPLDNGLIDWRAYVEALATKLGIGSRVKFLDGGDLNALLMKTSGVVTINSTVGFHALQLGKPVKVLGTAVFDIAGLSDQSDLEQFWKAPAGPQDAVRSAFFRLLAAAIQVRGNFYSATGTDAGADAIANRLHDRSLNQPGGFTDPPPRRKPAKINRRPH; this is encoded by the coding sequence ATGATGGGGATGCAAACCGGGCCGGAGCGGCGTGTCTTCCTCTTCCTGCAGGGGCCATCCTCACCGATCTTTGCCAAGATTGCCGACCGGCTGGAGGCCAAGGGCCATCTCTGCCTGCGGATCAACCTCAATCCGGGCGACCAGATCTTTTGGCGGCGCAAAGGTGGCTACCATTACCGCGGCCGCGGCGGACAGGACTGGCGCATCTATATTGCCGCCTTTCTCGTCCAGCACGGCGTCACCGACCTCGTCCTCTTAGGTGAGGAGCGCCCCTATCATCTCATTGCGATCGAGGCTGCCAATCACCACGGCATCGCGGTAGCGGTCGTCGAAATGGGTTATCTGCGGCCGGATTGGCTGACGCTCGAGCGCGACGGCATGTCCTCCAACTCGCACTTTCCCAACGATCCGCAGGCGATCATCGATGCGGCCCGTACCCTTCCCGAACCGGATTGGGCGCGACGTTACACGCAGAGCTTTGCCGCCGAAGCGGCTTATGATCTTCTCTACAATTTACCCAATGTGTTCCTGTGGTTTCTCTTCCCGCACTACCGCCGCCACGCCCTGTTTCATCCCCTGGCTGAATATGCCGGCTGGGTGTTGCGGCTGGCGGGGGGCAAGAAAAGAACATTGGCGGCAACGGCGCTCGTTGACACCCTTCTTTCCTCCGGCACCGCATTTTTCGTTTTTCCGCTGCAATTGCAGACCGATTTCCAGCTACGGGCCCATTCGCCCTATCATGATCAGCGGGAAGCCATCACCGAGGTGATCACCTCCTTCGCCGCCCACGCACCGGAGACAGCCAGCCTGATCGTCAAGATCCATCCGCTCGACAATGGGCTGATCGACTGGCGGGCCTATGTCGAGGCGCTGGCCACAAAACTTGGTATTGGCAGCCGGGTCAAATTTCTGGATGGCGGCGACCTGAATGCGCTCTTGATGAAAACCAGCGGTGTCGTGACCATCAATTCCACCGTCGGGTTTCATGCCCTGCAACTCGGCAAGCCCGTGAAGGTGCTTGGAACCGCCGTCTTCGACATCGCCGGTCTCAGCGATCAGTCGGACCTTGAGCAATTCTGGAAAGCTCCGGCGGGCCCGCAGGACGCCGTGCGATCAGCGTTTTTCCGCCTGCTGGCGGCAGCAATCCAGGTCAGGGGAAATTTCTACTCGGCCACCGGCACCGATGCCGGCGCAGATGCGATCGCCAACAGACTGCACGACAGGTCGCTCAATCAACCCGGCGGCTTTACCGACCCGCCTCCCCGCCGCAAACCAGCCAAGATCAATCGCCGTCCTCATTGA
- a CDS encoding glycosyltransferase family 4 protein produces MSNARIMVDGYNLALEKGTGVATYARNLSEQLSALGHKVDLMYGVRSSAGKNDLLAEVSFFDPSIKSMKTHEVVQRLITSPLGATARQVPITGKVIAKTATGGLPAHDRIVNSRDLFTLSRWHFKTYGQFLNVDYPGAADVAHWTYPLAVTLKKAVNLYTIHDLVPLRLPYTTLDNKKEFLKKVRRIAEKADHIVTVSEVSKRDIIDLLGVDESRVTNTYQAASLPSYILNRPEDEVRQEVRSIFGLEHKEYFLFFGAIEPKKNVARIIEAYLASQTNRPLVIVGQLVWKNANELRLLGVPTDTDKSRKGQPADPTIGHVSKTSSVVRLEYLPLNLLTSLIRCARAVVFPSLYEGFGLPILEAMQLGTAVITGSEGANPEVAGESALIVDPYNVNAISQAIRDMANDDGLVEHYQTLGVERAKLFSPEKYRERLQDLYAKFK; encoded by the coding sequence ATGTCCAATGCCCGCATCATGGTCGATGGTTATAATCTTGCCCTGGAGAAGGGGACAGGGGTAGCGACCTATGCCCGGAACCTGAGCGAACAGCTGTCTGCGCTCGGCCACAAGGTGGACCTGATGTACGGGGTCCGGTCGTCGGCTGGGAAAAATGACCTTCTGGCAGAAGTCAGCTTCTTTGATCCTTCGATAAAATCGATGAAGACCCATGAGGTCGTGCAGCGGCTGATCACGTCGCCGCTTGGGGCCACCGCGAGACAGGTTCCGATCACCGGCAAGGTCATCGCTAAAACCGCAACCGGCGGACTGCCGGCGCATGACAGGATCGTCAATTCGCGCGACCTCTTCACGCTGTCGCGCTGGCATTTTAAAACATACGGTCAGTTTTTGAATGTCGATTATCCTGGCGCTGCTGACGTTGCGCATTGGACATACCCGCTGGCCGTGACGCTCAAGAAAGCGGTCAATCTCTATACGATCCATGATCTCGTGCCCTTGAGGCTGCCTTACACGACCCTCGACAACAAGAAAGAGTTCTTGAAGAAGGTCCGCCGCATCGCCGAGAAGGCAGATCATATCGTCACCGTCTCGGAAGTATCCAAGCGCGACATTATCGATCTGCTCGGCGTCGATGAGAGCCGTGTGACCAACACCTATCAGGCGGCCAGTCTGCCGAGCTATATTCTCAACCGTCCGGAGGATGAAGTGCGCCAGGAGGTGCGCTCCATTTTCGGCCTCGAGCACAAGGAATATTTCCTGTTTTTCGGTGCGATCGAACCGAAAAAGAATGTTGCCCGTATCATTGAGGCCTACCTGGCCAGCCAGACGAACCGTCCGCTCGTCATTGTCGGCCAGCTGGTCTGGAAGAATGCGAATGAGTTGCGCCTCCTCGGTGTTCCCACCGATACCGATAAATCGCGCAAGGGCCAGCCTGCCGATCCGACGATCGGCCATGTGTCGAAAACGTCCTCGGTCGTCCGGCTGGAATATCTTCCGCTCAACCTGCTGACATCGCTGATCCGCTGTGCACGGGCCGTCGTATTTCCCTCGCTCTATGAGGGCTTCGGGCTGCCGATCCTGGAGGCCATGCAATTGGGCACGGCTGTCATCACAGGCAGCGAAGGTGCCAATCCGGAAGTTGCAGGCGAGAGTGCGTTGATCGTCGATCCCTACAATGTTAATGCAATCTCGCAGGCGATCAGAGACATGGCAAATGACGATGGGCTGGTTGAGCACTATCAGACGCTGGGCGTGGAACGGGCAAAGCTGTTTTCTCCGGAGAAATACCGCGAGCGCCTGCAAGACCTTTATGCCAAGTTCAAATAA